In a single window of the Planctomycetia bacterium genome:
- a CDS encoding DUF3052 domain-containing protein, with protein MARYSGTPLHKKLGMKEGHCVALYGEPSDFLDLIGPHSKTLTISRRPRSGRFSVIVFFTKSAALLQKALPRLKSNMEPAAGLWIAWPKKASGVKTDVTEDTVRALGLAAGLVDNKVCAIDETWSGLRLVIRVKDRSRM; from the coding sequence ATGGCACGCTACTCGGGAACACCGCTTCACAAGAAGCTCGGAATGAAAGAGGGCCACTGCGTCGCACTCTACGGCGAACCATCGGATTTCCTGGACCTGATCGGCCCCCATTCAAAGACGCTAACGATCTCGCGCAGGCCCCGCAGCGGCCGGTTCTCCGTGATCGTCTTCTTCACCAAGAGCGCCGCCCTGCTTCAAAAAGCACTGCCGCGACTCAAGTCGAACATGGAGCCCGCCGCGGGTCTCTGGATTGCCTGGCCCAAGAAGGCATCCGGCGTGAAAACCGATGTGACCGAGGACACGGTGCGCGCCTTAGGCCTGGCCGCCGGACTTGTAGACAACAAAGTCTGCGCCATCGACGAGACATGGTCCGGCCTTCGGCTGGTCATTCGCGTGAAAGACCGCAGCCGCATGTGA
- a CDS encoding ImmA/IrrE family metallo-endopeptidase, with protein sequence MASRTLAEVTPGVLLWARETLGLNSDTAARSIGVKPTTLQSWEGGDNQPSIPQLRKLATVYKRPIAIFFLPTPPEDRRPPRDFRRLPEGPSATLSPSLRLEIRKAELRQSAATELVSEESPIARLLGSASLSADVDELTGQMRRELGISLKSQIAWRDPYVALRQWTDAIESSGCLVFQASKVEVSEMRGISLYDAHVPAILLNAADSPRGRIFSLGHELGHLLLGAAGLCDLDEFELRNSEAARIEVFCNRFSAALLVPKSAILDHPIVAAHFDPDEWSDEDLLALARHFSVSTEVIARRLVTLDQASQSFYVARRDGFLKDAVAYREGLRKSKGGPPLARRVLASGGHRFTRIVISAYHDEAITGSDVAEYLGIKLDYLPRIEKELEGAPTRRLGRP encoded by the coding sequence ATGGCTAGTCGCACCCTGGCAGAGGTTACACCGGGCGTACTTCTGTGGGCCCGAGAGACTCTCGGACTCAACAGTGACACAGCGGCTCGGTCGATCGGTGTCAAGCCAACAACACTTCAATCTTGGGAAGGCGGCGACAATCAGCCCAGCATTCCCCAGTTGCGCAAGCTGGCCACGGTCTACAAGCGGCCGATCGCGATCTTCTTTCTGCCCACGCCACCAGAAGATAGACGCCCGCCCCGAGACTTTCGGCGCTTGCCAGAGGGCCCGTCGGCGACGCTCTCCCCCAGCCTGCGACTGGAGATTCGAAAGGCCGAGTTGAGACAGTCGGCGGCGACCGAATTGGTATCCGAGGAATCCCCCATCGCCCGTCTCCTCGGTTCAGCCTCGTTGTCGGCTGATGTCGACGAATTGACAGGCCAGATGCGCCGGGAACTTGGCATCAGCTTGAAGTCGCAGATTGCATGGCGCGATCCCTATGTGGCATTGCGGCAATGGACCGATGCGATCGAATCGTCAGGCTGCCTGGTGTTCCAAGCATCCAAGGTCGAAGTCTCCGAGATGCGCGGCATCTCACTGTATGACGCACATGTCCCGGCCATCCTTCTGAATGCCGCCGACTCGCCGCGCGGTCGAATCTTCTCACTCGGCCATGAATTGGGCCACCTCCTGCTGGGCGCGGCAGGCCTATGTGATTTGGACGAGTTCGAATTGCGGAACTCAGAGGCGGCACGCATCGAGGTCTTCTGCAACCGATTCTCGGCAGCATTGCTCGTTCCCAAGTCCGCCATTCTGGATCATCCGATCGTCGCCGCTCACTTTGACCCAGACGAGTGGTCCGACGAGGACCTGTTAGCGCTGGCCCGACACTTTTCAGTCAGCACCGAAGTGATTGCTCGGCGGCTCGTCACCCTAGACCAGGCAAGCCAGTCATTCTATGTGGCCCGAAGAGATGGGTTCCTGAAGGATGCCGTCGCGTACCGGGAAGGCCTACGCAAGTCCAAGGGTGGGCCTCCACTTGCCCGCCGGGTCCTGGCATCGGGCGGCCATCGCTTTACTCGGATTGTCATTTCGGCTTACCACGACGAGGCCATTACCGGGAGTGATGTGGCCGAGTACCTCGGCATCAAGCTCGACTACCTGCCGCGCATCGAAAAGGAACTGGAGGGCGCGCCGACTCGGCGCTTGGGCAGGCCATGA